The Vicinamibacteria bacterium DNA window CGCACCTTGTTGGCGGCGCGTGCCTCCCGGAGTTGACGACGTGCTGGACCGAAGTGGCTCATCTGAACGAACCACTCTTCCGCGTTCAGGAGATCCGCGTCTTCGACGAAGAGGCTCTCGTCGCCCGAGGATTCGAGCGGCTTGCGGCCCGAGTCCGCGGTGTTCCCATAGCGTCGCGACGCTCCGTAGCCGAAATAGTTGAGCGAGCCGTCGCGATTGAAATCCCAGCGAGGCGGCGGGCTCTGCCGACGACGTTCCGGCGCGTAGCGCACCGAGAACTGGGCGACCTCCCGGGGCCGGAGAAGCACGGCGGCGCTCACGACCGTCGTCTTGTTGGTGCGGCGCTGGGGCCACCAGTTGTACCGAATGAACGACGGGACCTCCTTGCGATCCTGCAGCGTCGAGGCGATGCCGCAGACCGCCTGGAGGAGCGTGGTCTTTCCCGAGCCGTTGTCTCCGAAGACGACGGTCCATGGGTAGGGGTTCTTACCGTCCGAGAGCTCGAGGGTCTGCGAAGGTCCGAAACATCGAACGTTCTCGATTCCCACCGACAGGAGGTAAACCGGAATACCCGACGACCTTTGCCTGGAACCCGGTCGCTTCGACCTTGCTTTCTTCTTGACGCGACTCACCGGGCGCCGGATCGCGCGGGTCTTCTTGACGGTCTTCGTCGGCTTGCCCCCCGCGGTCGGTTTTCTGCGTCCGGCCTTTCGAGTCTTGGCGGGCGCTCGCGCGGAGGATTTTCGTTTCGAG harbors:
- a CDS encoding AAA family ATPase, whose translation is MGIENVRCFGPSQTLELSDGKNPYPWTVVFGDNGSGKTTLLQAVCGIASTLQDRKEVPSFIRYNWWPQRRTNKTTVVSAAVLLRPREVAQFSVRYAPERRRQSPPPRWDFNRDGSLNYFGYGASRRYGNTADSGRKPLESSGDESLFVEDADLLNAEEWFVQMSHFGPARRQLREARAANKVRDLLKRVLLDVDDIRIASRQGRAVVEFKSRYGWVPLHDLSMGYRTLIAWIVDLARRLYVQNPRSANPLGSPAVVCVDEIDLHLHQRWQRNLMTFLSEVFPKTQFICTAHNRAVAQAMPREANLVLLRRRGDHVEIHNQAAELLEGVR